From Buchnera aphidicola (Periphyllus lyropictus), a single genomic window includes:
- the rplI gene encoding 50S ribosomal protein L9, protein MNVILLVSFKRLGLLGDIVKVKPGYARNFLFPKNIALPAFQENINYFENKKRILEEKISKALILAKLRAKEVKKFKNIVLFSKSGSNGKLFGSINSRDISRKFLELGINIKKSEIKLKNKVLKTVGEHFFIFKPHKEVSVQIKILIKSKENT, encoded by the coding sequence ATGAATGTTATACTTTTAGTTTCTTTTAAAAGATTAGGATTATTAGGAGATATTGTTAAAGTAAAACCAGGTTATGCAAGAAATTTTTTATTTCCTAAAAATATTGCTTTACCTGCTTTTCAAGAAAATATAAATTATTTTGAAAATAAAAAAAGAATTTTAGAAGAAAAAATTTCTAAAGCATTGATTTTAGCAAAATTACGTGCAAAAGAAGTTAAAAAATTTAAAAATATTGTTTTATTTTCTAAATCAGGAAGTAATGGAAAATTATTTGGGTCTATTAATTCTCGTGATATTTCTAGAAAATTTTTAGAGTTAGGAATTAATATAAAAAAATCAGAAATAAAATTAAAAAATAAAGTATTGAAAACTGTTGGAGAGCATTTTTTTATTTTTAAACCGCATAAAGAAGTTAGTGTTCAAATAAAAATTTTAATTAAATCTAAAGAAAATACATAA
- the rpsR gene encoding 30S ribosomal protein S18 — translation MIRYFRRRKFCRFTSEGIKKIDYKDIFILKNYITESGKIVPSRITGTKAKYQRQLSKAIKIARYLSLIPYTDHHK, via the coding sequence ATGATTCGTTATTTTCGTAGAAGAAAATTTTGTAGATTTACATCTGAAGGTATTAAAAAAATAGATTATAAAGATATTTTTATTTTAAAAAATTATATTACTGAAAGTGGAAAAATTGTTCCTAGTAGAATTACTGGAACAAAAGCAAAATATCAACGTCAGTTATCAAAAGCTATAAAAATAGCTCGTTATCTTTCTTTAATTCCATATACTGATCATCATAAATAA
- the dut gene encoding dUTP diphosphatase: protein MKKIDIKILKSSSKNKIFIPEYSTFGSSGMDLRACILKKIVLKGNESFLFPTGIAIDIQDSSIACIILPRSGLGHKHGIILGNSIGLIDSDYQGEIMISLWNRSNKKYIIYPNDRIAQMLFFSIKKVKFNIVKNFSKKSKRGIKGFGHTGIS from the coding sequence ATGAAAAAAATTGATATAAAAATTTTAAAATCAAGTTCAAAAAATAAAATTTTTATTCCTGAATATTCTACTTTTGGTTCTTCTGGAATGGATTTAAGAGCATGTATTTTAAAAAAAATTGTTTTAAAAGGTAATGAGTCTTTTTTATTTCCTACTGGAATTGCTATTGATATTCAAGATTCTTCTATAGCATGTATTATACTTCCTCGTTCTGGTTTAGGTCATAAACATGGAATTATATTAGGAAATTCAATTGGTTTAATTGATTCTGATTATCAAGGAGAAATTATGATTTCTTTATGGAATAGAAGTAATAAGAAATATATTATTTATCCTAATGATAGAATTGCTCAAATGTTATTTTTTTCTATTAAAAAGGTAAAATTTAATATTGTAAAAAATTTTTCTAAAAAAAGCAAAAGAGGAATTAAAGGTTTTGGTCATACTGGAATTTCTTAG
- the rpsF gene encoding 30S ribosomal protein S6, with protein MRYYEIVFMIHPDKSEKSNKIILEYKKIISDLSGNITRLEDWGRRQLSYQIKKLSKAHYILINIELPSKNINKIENNLKLNDSIIRYIIIGVNKKISKMSPILKEKLENQDKKENIVIKKINV; from the coding sequence GTGCGTTATTACGAAATCGTTTTTATGATTCATCCAGATAAAAGTGAAAAATCTAATAAAATTATTTTAGAATATAAAAAAATTATATCTGATCTTTCAGGTAATATTACTCGTTTAGAAGATTGGGGAAGAAGACAGTTATCATATCAAATTAAAAAATTAAGTAAAGCTCATTATATTTTAATAAATATAGAATTACCTTCTAAAAATATTAATAAAATCGAAAATAATTTAAAATTAAATGATTCTATTATTAGATATATTATTATTGGAGTAAATAAAAAAATTTCAAAAATGTCTCCGATTTTAAAAGAAAAATTAGAAAATCAAGATAAAAAAGAAAATATTGTTATAAAAAAAATTAATGTATAA
- the pyrE gene encoding orotate phosphoribosyltransferase — MKEIKKKFIKFILKKKILIFGNFILKSKIKSPYFFNISSLSTGKDLYTLGKFYAKTLIKLNIKFDSLFGIAYKGIPILIATVIALKNKFNINVPYSFNRKETKTYGEKGNIVGNLIKGKIIIIDDVFTSGTAIKNAIKIIKKYKDIKIKHILLSLDRKEFKELNLSKNKRKKNSFQISSIININDIIHYLKKKNIMKKELKILIKHKLKKKEFEKTKKFQYDQNL; from the coding sequence ATGAAAGAAATAAAAAAAAAATTTATTAAATTTATATTAAAAAAAAAAATTTTAATATTTGGAAATTTTATCCTTAAATCAAAAATAAAAAGTCCATATTTTTTTAATATTTCTTCATTATCTACTGGAAAAGATTTGTATACTTTAGGAAAATTTTATGCTAAAACTTTAATTAAATTAAATATAAAATTTGATTCTTTATTTGGAATAGCATATAAAGGAATTCCTATTCTTATAGCAACAGTAATTGCTTTAAAAAATAAATTTAATATAAACGTTCCTTATTCTTTTAATAGAAAAGAAACCAAAACATATGGAGAAAAAGGAAATATTGTTGGAAATTTAATTAAAGGAAAAATAATAATTATAGATGATGTATTCACTTCTGGAACAGCAATAAAAAATGCTATTAAAATTATTAAAAAATATAAAGATATAAAAATAAAACATATATTATTATCATTAGATAGAAAAGAATTTAAAGAATTAAATTTATCTAAAAACAAAAGGAAAAAAAATTCGTTTCAAATATCTTCAATAATTAATATAAATGATATTATTCATTATCTAAAAAAAAAAAATATAATGAAAAAAGAATTAAAAATATTAATTAAACATAAATTAAAAAAAAAAGAATTCGAAAAAACTAAGAAATTCCAGTATGACCAAAACCTTTAA
- a CDS encoding ribonuclease R family protein, producing MCNQALKKFNIPNFWSNKIIKEINTLKNKTFKNNFKSRKDLRNISFITIDEKDSYDFDDAIYCYKIKNGFQWKLLVAISDVSFYVKKNSFLDKEAFNRGTSIYFPLKVIPMFPEELSTNMFSLLPNQEKFCIICEMTLSNKGDLLSYKHYKAVIRSHARLTYSNVIKLWKKNNFYKKKFSNIRDNLKNLYFLNKILSKNKNLKKMILFQNNEPIFIFDTYFKIKKILTKKKNKAHNLIESCMILANKSTAILLNKYNVFSLFRNHEYPNDIKIKNFRNLLKKFNLILTGGKKPLLNDYFKLFYKIRSKPYKEIIELALLKSTKKAFYSEKNIGHFGLAEKFYTHFTSPIRRYSDLTVHRAVKFFLKNKNKKKLYNINSKKSFSFNLKDFKKIGKKCSITEKRADKAYKFVIEVLKLEYMKKKIGKSFLGIISHITEFGFFVRLNSFFIEGLVHVSQLKDDYYYYNKKNMTLHGKRSKKKFSIGEKVFVKIISIQKRNKTMNLSLL from the coding sequence ATTTGTAATCAAGCATTAAAAAAATTTAATATTCCAAATTTTTGGTCAAATAAAATTATTAAAGAAATTAATACATTAAAAAATAAAACATTTAAAAATAATTTTAAATCTAGAAAAGATTTAAGAAATATTTCTTTTATTACAATTGACGAAAAAGATTCTTATGATTTTGATGATGCAATTTATTGTTATAAAATAAAAAATGGTTTTCAATGGAAGCTTTTAGTAGCTATATCAGATGTAAGTTTTTATGTTAAAAAAAATTCTTTTTTAGATAAAGAAGCTTTTAATAGAGGAACTTCTATTTATTTTCCTTTAAAAGTTATTCCTATGTTTCCCGAAGAATTATCCACTAATATGTTTTCATTATTACCTAATCAAGAAAAATTTTGTATTATATGTGAAATGACTTTATCTAATAAAGGAGATTTATTAAGTTATAAACATTATAAAGCTGTGATTAGATCTCATGCAAGATTAACTTATTCTAATGTAATTAAGTTATGGAAAAAAAACAATTTTTATAAAAAAAAATTTTCTAATATAAGAGATAATTTAAAAAATTTATATTTTTTAAATAAAATTTTATCTAAAAATAAAAATTTAAAAAAAATGATTTTATTTCAAAATAATGAACCTATTTTTATTTTTGATACGTATTTTAAAATAAAAAAAATATTAACTAAAAAAAAAAATAAAGCTCATAATTTAATTGAATCATGTATGATATTAGCAAATAAATCTACTGCTATTTTATTAAATAAATATAATGTTTTTTCATTATTTAGAAATCATGAATATCCTAATGATATTAAAATTAAAAACTTTAGAAATTTATTAAAAAAATTTAACCTTATATTAACTGGAGGAAAAAAACCTTTATTAAACGATTATTTTAAATTATTTTATAAAATTCGAAGTAAACCTTATAAAGAGATTATAGAATTAGCTTTATTAAAATCTACTAAAAAAGCTTTTTATAGTGAAAAAAATATTGGACATTTTGGTTTAGCTGAGAAATTTTATACACATTTTACTTCTCCTATTAGAAGGTATTCAGATTTAACAGTTCATAGAGCTGTTAAATTTTTTTTAAAAAATAAAAATAAAAAAAAATTATATAATATTAATTCTAAAAAAAGTTTTTCTTTTAATTTAAAAGATTTTAAAAAAATTGGTAAAAAATGTTCAATAACTGAAAAAAGAGCAGATAAAGCTTATAAATTTGTTATTGAAGTATTAAAGTTAGAATATATGAAAAAAAAAATAGGAAAAAGTTTTTTAGGAATAATTTCTCATATAACTGAATTTGGTTTTTTTGTTAGATTAAATTCTTTTTTTATAGAAGGGTTGGTTCATGTATCTCAATTAAAAGATGATTATTATTATTATAATAAAAAAAATATGACTCTTCATGGAAAACGGTCTAAAAAAAAATTTTCTATTGGAGAGAAAGTTTTTGTAAAAATAATATCTATTCAAAAAAGAAATAAAACAATGAATTTATCTCTTTTATAA